A region of Vitis vinifera cultivar Pinot Noir 40024 chromosome 13, ASM3070453v1 DNA encodes the following proteins:
- the LOC100261504 gene encoding caffeoylshikimate esterase: MVHPVAEANEQSPFGSLSPSEFYARHSVTHSSEYITNSRGMKLFTQSWTPLPPTKIIGTLAVVHGFTGESSWFLQLTAVHFTKAGFATCAIDHQGHGFSDGLVAHIPDINPVVDDCIAFFDSFRARHAPSLPSFLYSESLGGAIALLITLRRGPSRPWDGLVLNGAMCGISPKFKPPWPLEHFLFLLAAVVPTWRVVPTRGALPQLSFKVEWKRNLALASPRRPVARPRAATAQELLRVCREIQNRYGEMEVPFLVVHGADDVVCDPACVEELYRRAPSKDKTLKIYPDMIHQLVGEPDENVELVFGDIVEWLRTRAESAAAGGGDGGA; this comes from the coding sequence ATGGTGCACCCAGTGGCTGAGGCCAACGAGCAGAGCCCCTTTGGCTCGCTCTCTCCCTCCGAGTTCTACGCTCGTCACTCGGTCACTCACTCCTCCGAGTACATCACCAACTCCAGGGGCATGAAGCTCTTCACGCAGTCCTGGACTCCCCTCCCTCCTACTAAAATTATCGGTACTCTTGCCGTCGTCCACGGTTTCACCGGCGAGTCCAGCTGGTTTCTCCAGCTCACGGCCGTCCATTTCACCAAAGCCGGTTTCGCCACCTGCGCCATCGATCACCAGGGCCACGGCTTCTCCGACGGCCTCGTTGCCCATATCCCCGACATCAACCCTGTCGTCGATGACTGCATCGCCTTCTTCGACTCCTTCCGTGCCCGCCACGCGCCATCCCTCCCCTCCTTCCTCTACTCCGAGTCCCTCGGCGGGGCCATCGCCCTCCTCATCACTCTCCGCCGCGGACCTAGCCGCCCCTGGGACGGCCTCGTGCTTAACGGCGCCATGTGCGGAATAAGCCCCAAGTTCAAACCCCCTTGGCCATTAGAGCACTTTCTGTTCCTCTTGGCCGCCGTGGTCCCCACGTGGCGCGTGGTGCCCACGCGCGGCGCCTTGCCGCAGTTGTCGTTCAAGGTGGAGTGGAAGCGGAACCTGGCCCTGGCGAGCCCGCGCCGTCCGGTGGCGAGGCCGAGAGCCGCCACAGCGCAGGAGCTTCTGAGAGTGTGCCGAGAGATCCAAAACAGATACGGTGAGATGGAGGTGCCGTTTCTAGTGGTGCACGGCGCCGATGACGTGGTGTGCGATCCGGCGTGCGTGGAGGAGCTGTACCGACGCGCCCCGAGTAAGGATAAGACGCTGAAGATCTACCCCGATATGATCCACCAGTTGGTGGGTGAGCCTGATGAGAATGTAGAGTTGGTGTTTGGGGACATCGTCGAGTGGCTTCGAACCAGAGCCGAAAGTGCCGCTGCCGGTGGTGGAGATGGTGGCGCGTAG
- the LOC104881115 gene encoding uncharacterized protein LOC104881115, translated as MDGFFAGMDCRLRVSITDSIMMSILHSAMDKAHEKVKSKEGDIGRLNEITKFYELAIMQLEGCLNFVEEEMDNYIPESCHEKMLLDVKEIRDRLRGRLKETEFALSEKDRELTERLENELKLRQALELKEAELISLCTDLEVEKTKSEGLQEFILSNRISGDENREGELCELKNNVDQRVWNIKQKLEDERMNITSGMRKVNQAPSTLVNLEADSGLGDKEQGWSIESNEIELCEKVNDSESERSNYSIRPEVNIGFDQMSSELESLREALDVTFGKMQNAIFLSEVGTIEQQWRWTIEKDTISILTKGFMRDFGENFEGEMRKCKKQASLFFLSEQWTDLVNDITILRDELVPLGGQNEVQINSTNHHETLAPSSQTNTGFKISQHARENRLPECKIYGKPDNSSSKVEELDHMEKALEEDLEGDRSHLVAKMIKSHESIIRKKCEELNLVKGEILREKGLSSRRSDKDPDDPKRRIEEVIVKLNNLIKWKSELGETFHDDFGIHEEQNFPEKRLSRLDITDQLEMGIDTLEDVMEKVGSDTVSLAGDEELQTEIKKLKQDVEDLALQSMIMEATNVILFKGLMKEFYIKFYNHDAETLIRECICRDIFREMVIDWNQNLESSEAEAQIREEIYYIIFNEAVKDFGCTHAFALAKNQGAKAGVSCLEDSASTNMLLHNLEGIIREDVYAVFIMEMVEEWNKVIESYKSESLLREDIYWIVFDETIKDIVNISNSPLSQQQGVRVLDNSLCNFPFTNELSQSLETLVKEDICMVFLKEMVQNWRMDIDAYNMGSLIEEDIYKYVIVEAMKDAYIFPRESEGQNPENFPGNLFSANKLYGIEEESGDGSLIQKLNSLLKSFYMGEDLMLSASSKLKEHNAYINLVGLRCGWLKWDDLFEELLTEEESMISSVISKIEKTLQQLIMSKDLLSNLGSSIGIDVGNLVKVHDQMTPIEGVARDEVHPCPPKETQSDPSNFAFSNFIGFPQLLVDFEDAVNKKLRTNALRLDEVKNKLESLVELIASLSQKESLYRNAFMRRCHNLQKAEIEVDLLGDQVDVLLGLLERIYLTLDRYSPVLQQYFEVSDILKLIRNVLIGTAA; from the exons ATGGATGGGTTTTTTGCTGGGATGGATTGTAGATTAAGGGTTTCTATAACTGATTCTATTATGATGTCAATTTTGCACTCTGCAATGGATAAAGCCCATGAAAAAGTCAAGTCCAAAGAAGGAGATATAGGGCGTTTGAATGAGATAACAAAGTTTTACGAATTGGCAATAATGCAATTGGAAGGTTGTTTGAATTTTGTCGAAGAAGAGATGGACAACTACATCCCTGAAAGCTGCCATGAAAAGATGCTCCTGGATGTGAAAGAAATTAGAGACCGGCTTCGAGGACGTCTTAAGGAAACTGAGTTTGCTCTCTCAGAGAAGGATAGAGAGTTAACTGAGAGGTTAGAGAATGAGTTGAAGCTTAGGCAAGCATTGGAACTAAAAGAAGCAGAGTTAATCTCCCTTTGTACTGACCTTGAGGTTGAAAAAACAAAGAGTGAGGGCCTTCAAGAGTTTATTTTGAGCAATCGGATAAGTGGGGATGAAAATAGAGAAGGTGAGCTTTGTGAATTAAAGAATAATGTAGATCAGAGGGTTTGGAATATTAAACAAAAGCTTGAGGATGAGCGGATGAATATAACAAGTGGGATGAGGAAGGTCAACCAGGCCCCTTCCACTCTGGTAAATCTTGAGGCTGATTCTGGACTGGGAGACAAGGAACAGGGTTGGTCTATTGAAAGTAATGAAATTGAGCTTTGTGAGAAGGTGAACGATAGTGAGAGCGAGCGCTCAAATTATTCCATCAGGCCAGAAGTGAACATAGGATTCGATCAAATGAGCTCGGAACTAGAGAGCCTAAGAGAAGCTTTGGACGTTACTTTTGGAAAGATGCAGAATGCAATTTTCTTGTCTGAGGTGGGAACAATAGAGCAGCAATGGAGGTGGACTATTGAGAAAGACACAATATCCATCTTGACTAAAGGCTTCATGAGGGATTTTGGGGAGAATTTTGAAGGGGAAATGAGGAAGTGCAAAAAGCAAGCTTCTCTTTTCTTCTTAAGTGAGCAATGGACTGATTTAGTGAATGATATTACTATTTTGCGTGATGAACTTGTGCCTCTTGGTGGTCAAAATGAGGTGCAGATAAATAGTACCAACCATCATGAAACTTTAGCTCCTTCATCCCAAACAAATACTGGGTTTAAGATCTCTCAACATGCAAGAGAAAACCGTTTACCAGAATGCAAAATTTATGGCAAACCTGATAATTCCTCCTCAAAGGTTGAAGAATTGGACCATATGGAAAAGGCACTTGAAGAGGATCTAGAAGGGGACAGAAGCCACCTTGTTGCAAAGATGATAAAGAGCCATGAATCCATTATCAGGAAAAAATGTGAAGAGCTGAATTTGGTGAAGGGAGAAATTCTCCGAGAGAAGGGACTTTCATCTCGCAGGAGTGACAAGGATCCTGATGATCCAAAAAGAAGGATTGAAGAAGTTATTGTAAAATTGAACAATTTAATCAAATGGAAATCTGAGTTAGGTGAAACTTTTCATGATGATTTTGGCATCCATGAGGAGCAAAATTTTCCTGAGAAAAGGTTATCAAGACTTGATATAACTGATCAATTGGAAATGGGAATTGATACTTTAGAAGATGTTATGGAGAAAGTGGGTAGCGATACAGTTTCTCTTGCAGGAGATGAAGAACTGCAGACTGAGATAAAGAAACTAAAGCAAGATGTGGAAGATTTAGCTTTGCAATCCATGATAATGGAAGCAACTAACGTCATTCTTTTTAAAGGATTGATGAAAGAATTTTATATCAAGTTCTATAATCATGATGCGGAGACCCTGATAAGGGAGTGTATATGTCGGGACATCTTTAGGGAAATGGTCATTGATTGGAACCAGAACCTTGAAAGCAGTGAAGCTGAAGCCCAGATCCGGGAAGAAATATATTACATTATCTTCAATGAAGCAGTTAAGGATTTTGGCTGTACTCATGCCTTTGCATTAGCAAAAAATCAGGGTGCCAAAGCTGGTGTTAGCTGTCTGGAAGACTCAGCATCTACAAATATGTTGTTGCATAACTTGGAGGGCATAATAAGGGAGGATGTATATGCAGTTTTCATCATGGAAATGGTTGAGGAATGGAACAAGGTCATAGAAAGTTATAAGTCTGAGAGTCTTCTTAGGGAAGATATATATTGGATTGTCTTTGATGAGACTATAAAAGATATTGTGAACATCTCCAATTCCCCATTAAGTCAACAGCAAGGGGTTAGAGTTCTGGACAATTCTCTGTGCAACTTCCCATTTACCAATGAGTTATCTCAAAGTTTAGAAACCCTAGTGAAGGAGGACATTTGTATGGTTTTCCTCAAGGAAATGGTTCAGAATTGGAGAATGGATATAGATGCTTATAACATGGGGAGCCTCATTGAGgaagatatatataaatatgtcaTTGTTGAGGCAATGAAAGATGCTTATATCTTTCCAAGAGAATCTGAAGGCCAGAATCCAGAAAATTTTCCAGGCAACTTGTTCTCTGCTAACAAGTTATATGGAATTGAAGAGGAAAGTGGAGATGGAAGTTTGATTCAGAAACTAAATTCACTGCTAAAATCTTTTTATATGGGGGAAGACTTGATGCTGAGTGCAAGCTCTAAATTAAAGGAACATAATGCATATATTAACCTTGTGGGGTTGCGATGTGGATGGTTGAAGTGGGATGACTTGTTTGAAGAGCTGTTGACTGAGGAGGAAAGCATGATCAGTTCTGTAATTAGCAAAATAGAGAAGACTTTGCAGCAGTTAATTATGAGTAAGGATCTATTGAGCAACTTGGGTTCTAGTATAGGCATAGATGTAGGCAATTTGGTAAAGGTTCATGATCAGATGACTCCTATTGAAGGTGTTGCACGTGATGAAGTGCACCCATGCCCACCAAAAGAAACACAGTCAGACCCATCTAATTTTGCGTTCTCCAATTTCATTGGATTTCCACAACTACTTGTGGATTTTGAGGATGCAGTTAACAAAAAATTGAGAACAAATGCTTTGAG GTTGGATgaggtaaaaaataaattagaatcaCTTGTTGAACTCATTGCCTCACTAAGCCAAAAAGAGTCGCTTTACAGGAATGCTTTTATGAGGAGGTGCCATAATCTCCAGAAGGCTGAAATTGAG GTGGATCTGTTGGGTGATCAAGTGGATGTTCTTCTGGGCCTACTTGAGAGAATATACTTGACACTGGATCGGTATTCACCAGTTTTGCAGCAATATTTTGAG GTCTCGGACATCTTGAAGTTGATCAGGAATGTATTAATTGGCACGGCTGCTTAG